The segment cacgccccctaccctctcccccacccacccatcccccccctcctcgaAACCTACCCACCCAAACTCCcaggcacacgcacgcacacgcacgcactcacacacacatgcacgcacacacacacgcacgcgcacacacacacatgcacgcacacacacatgcacgcacacacacacacacacgcgcacacatacacacacgcacacatacacgcacacatggatgcacaaacacacacacacatgcacgcacacacacatactctcatgcacagcatgcacacacacacatgcacgcacacactctctcacgcacacacgcacattatctcacacacgcatgcacacactctcATGCATGcacaagggggagagggggggtgagggggaaaggaggagggggaggggagaggtggggaagagagggagaggggaggtggggcgTTACCTGGTCTGGCTGTGCCGGGCAGTAGAGTTTGGGGTCCCATGCCCACAGGTATGGAGGTGCCCGCTCGGCTGAGGTCCACGGGCGGCCCCCCAGGGTGctgtgggggtgggtgagggccCGCCTTCTGCTGGTGGGACGGGCTGATGGGGATCCCGTACTCGGACAGGAACTCCTGCAGGTCCATGTACTCCAGTTGGAAGGTGTCTCCGTCGTAGGGCAGGGTCTTGTCCCAGAGGGTGGGCCCCAGGAAGGCCGACTGCGAGAGGGTGCTGCCCCCCACCtcatcatccagctgcttctccttctcctccttgctGAACCCTAGGAGAACATCCGACCTTAGAGCCGAGCGGTCAACCCATAACAGCGCGCGCCAATCTCCCCCCATCCACCCACCGGGCACTCCCCAAGTCACGAGGTCATACAGCGGGGAGACAGGCCCTCGGCCAAACCAACCCATTGACCCAACCGCCCCAAGCCAAACCCAAGCCAACCCAACGCCCATTGACCCAACCAGCCCAAGCCAACCCAACACCCATTGACCCAACCGCCCCAAGCCAACCCAACTCCCATTGACCCAACCATCCCAAGCCAACCCAACGCCCATTGATCCAACCGCCCCAAGCCAACCCAACCCCCATTGACCCAACCAGCCCAAGCCAACCCAACGCCCATTGACCCAACCTGCCTACTCCACTCGCCCATCATGCCCCCATCTACAGAAGGATGACTGGGGATCCTATTGaaccatataaggttattaagggtgtttggacacgctagaggtaggaaacatgttcccgatgttgggggagtccagaaccaggggccacacacagtttaagaataaggggtaggccatttagaacggagacaaagaaacacagagagttgtgagtctgtggaattctctgcctcagaaggcggtggaggcgggttctctggatgctttcaagagagagctagatagggctcttaaagatagtggagtcaggggatatggggagaaggcaggaacggggtactgattggggatgatcagccatgatcacattgaatggcggtgctggctcgaagggccgaatggcctctagtcctgcacctattgtctattgtcccacctgcctgtggttGGCCCGTATCGCCCAACccaatccttgtacctgtccaaatgacttttaaaagtcAGCATTCCAAAATATATGTAGacttaaggaactgcaggtgctggtttataaagaAAAAGTtacgatgtgctggagtaattatagaactgtgcagcacaggaacagtcccttcggcccacaatgtccgtgccgtacatgatgccaagttaaactaatcccctctgctggCACGTGATCCgtatgcctccattccctgcatatccacatgcctgtctaaaagcctcttaagcaccacGATAGTATGTGCCTTCACCAccccccctggcagcgcgttccaggcacccactgtgtaaaaaagacctgccccgcacacctcctttaaactttgtccctccgaccttatagctatgccttctATTGTTGGACATCGCCACCATGGgataaaggttgtgactgtctaccccatctagtCATCTCATAATGTTTACacgtctatcaagtctcccctcaacctccaactcactgggtcgggcaacatctctggatataggtggcgtttggggtcgcgactcttcttcagaaccaaaacgtcacctatccatgttctccacagatgctgcctgacccgctgagttactccagcactctgtgaaacgtcacctatccatgttctccacaggtgctgcctgacccgctgagttactccagcactctgtgaaacgtcacctatccatgttccccacagatgctgcctgacccgctgagttactccagcactctgtgaaacgtcacctgatccatgttccccacagatgctgcctgacccgctgagttactccagcactctgtgaaacgtcacctaccatccatgttccccacagttgctgcctgacccactgagctatggtgcagcagcatctatggagctaaggaaataggcaatgtttcgggccgaaacccttctggaaataggcaacgtttcgggccgaaacccttctgggtttcggcccgaaacgttgcctatttccttagctccgtagatgctgctgcacccgctgagttactccagcactctgtgaaacgtcacctatccatgttctccacagatgctgcacctgacccctgacccgctgctgagttactccaacgcttaaTGTAATTTGAAAATCCAAAAATACATCCTAAGACTTTTCTCTCATAGATTCCTTGCCTCGACCATgagagtcacagagtgctggcatCTAAATTCCTCGTACGAtcctttgggcaccatatctgaggatggatgtgccggctttggagagggtccagaggaggtttacatgaatgatcccaggaattagtgggttaacatatgatgagcgtttgtcggcactgggcctgtactcgctggagattagaaggatgagggggggggcctcattgaaacttacagaatagtgaaaggcctggatagagtggatgtggggagggtgtttccactggtgggagagtctaggaccagagggcacagcctcagaataaaaggaggttcctttaggaaggagatgaggaggaatttctttagtcagagggtggtgaatctgtggaattctttgtcacagaaaggctgtggaggccacaagtcagtggatattttttaaggatgAGATGGATGGatttttgatcagtacgggtgtcaggggttacggggagaaggcaggagaatggagttaggagggagagatagttcggccatgattgaatggcggagtagacttgggggCTGAATGGACCAATTCtgtccctatcacttatgaagatgAACTAGCCTTTCTGAAAGGAAGGACCACTATTGGCCATGCTCCAATCTTCGGGGACCtctcttgtagaaacatagaaaataggtgcaggagtagaggccattcggcccttcgagcctgcaccgccattcaatatgatcttggctgatcatccaactcagtatcctgtacctgccttctctccataccccctgatccctttagccacaaaggtcacatctaactccctcttaatcatataaccatataacaattacagcacggaaacaggccatctcggcccttctagtccgtgccgaacacgtattctcccctagtctcatctacctgcgctcagaccataaccctccattcctttcccgtccatataactatccaatttatttttaaatgataaaaacgaacctgcctccaccaccttcactggaagctcattccacacagctaccactctctgagtaaagaggttccccctcatgttacccctaaacttctgtcccttaattctcaagtcatgtcctcttgtttgaatcttccctcctctcagtgggaaaagcttatccatgtcaactctgtctatccctctcattattttaaaaacctctatcaagttcccccttaaccttctgcgctccaaagaataaagccctaacttgttcaacctttctctgtaacttagttgttgaaacccaggcaacattctagtaaatctcctctgtactctctctattttgttgacatccttcctataattaggcggccaaaattgtacaccatactccagaattggcctcaccaatgccttgtaaaattttaacattacatcccaacttctatactcaatatagccaatgagctggcctcgactaccttctgtggcagagaattccagagattcaccactctctgtgtgaaaaatgtttttctcatctcggtcttaaaggattcccccttatccttaaactgtgaccccttgtcctggacttccccaacatcgggaacaatcttcctgcatctagcctgtccaaccccttaagaattttataagtttctataagatccccccctcaatcttctaaattctagcgagtacaagccaagtctatccagtctttcttcatatgacagtcctgacatcccaggaatcagtctggtgaaccttctctgtactccctctatggcaagaatgtccttcctcagattaggagaccaaaactgtacgcaatactccaggtgtggtctcaccaagaccctgtacaactgcagtagaacctccctgctcctatactcaaatccttttgctatgaatgctaacataccattcgctttctgcactgcctgctgcacctgcatgcctactttcaatgactggtgtaccatgacacccaggtctcgctgcatcgtgGTGAAGAAAACCAAGACCCTCAGCGATCTTGTCTCCCTCGGCCTCCGGGAGAGATCCCATAAGATTCCATTAgttttcagtttagcttattgtcacgtgtatcaaggtacagtgaaaagcttttgttgtgtgctatccagtcagtggaacgatgtttagtgcaagataaagcccattaAAATCCaaacaaagatagtccaagggtctccaatgaggtagatagtagttcagcactgctctctggttgtggtaggatggttcagttgcctgataacagccgggaagaaactgttgctgtctgtctgaagaagggtctcgacccgaaacgtcacctattccttcgctccatagaccgtgcctcacccgctgaggggagaggggagaagagggagtggccggggtgggactGGTCTATGATGATGCCGCTGGCCTTGGcttggcagcgtgaggtgtagatggagtcgatggaagggaggttggtttgtgcgatggtctgggcctctgctatttcttgcggtctcagatggagctgttcccaaagcttgtgcaggaaggaactgcagatgctggtttaaaccgaagacaataatgatctccttttcttttttattttatttcttttcactattttctctctcaactttcttcatttactcgttctctttcttcacacactatatatttcacatctttctatcctttactatctaacttctttttcttattctcatcttttttcaatgtaacaaaaaaaaagaggttttttaacataaaatgtattatgaaaatatatattaggtactttggtgccatatgactgtacttacttataataaaataaaatatttaaaaaaaaccacaaaaaaaaccgaagacagacacaaaaatgctggagtaactcaacgggacaggcagcatctctggagagaaggaatgggtgacgtttcggggtcgagacccttgttcccAGACCTTGCTGTGAAGGATCTCAATAAAAGGCTTTAAACGTATTTAAGCACCTGGATGCTTTTCAAGAGATCCAAACAACTAGTTTTTCTGGATCTGAAAATCCCTCTGGACATCACACTGCCCCTCCTTGCTTTCACCATTTCCAgggccttctccttggtgaatacacaaGACCTCGCCTACTTCCTGAATGACTTGACGTCATCGATCGCTTTGTTTGTCAtttgtacaccccccccccccttccactctTCCCAACATCCCACTGGGATGAggaattgctattgagggagtgcagcgtaggtttaccaggttaattcccgggatggcgggactgtcatatgctgagagaatggagcagctgggcttgtacactctggagtttagaaggatgagaggagatctcattgaaacatataagactattaagggcttggacacgatatagaggcaggaaacatgtttcccgatgttgggggagtccagaaccaggggccacacacagtttaagaataaggagtaagccatttagaacggagacgacgaggaaacactttttctcacagagagtggtgagtctgtggaattctctgcctcagagggcggtggaggcaggttctctggatgctttcaagagagagctagatagggctcttaaaaatagcggagtcaggggatatggggagaaggcaggagaatggggttcggagggagagatagatcagccatgattgaatggcggagtagacttgatgggccaaatggcctaattctgctcctatctcttatgaccttatgctcattggaaaccctcggactatatttgatcggactttgctggctttacttgcactaaacgttattcccatatcatgtatctgtacactgtaaacggctcgattgtaatcatgtattgtctttccgactggctggttagcacgcgacaaaaagcttttcactgtacaagtctgtttaagaaagaactgcagatgctggaaaaatcgatggtagatttgctggagaaactcagcgggtgaggcagcatctatggagcgaaggaataggtgacgtttcgggtcgagacccttccgggtctcgacccgaaacatcacctattccttcgctccatagatgcttccaggtctcgacctgaaacgtcacctattccttcgctccatagatgctgcctcagccgctgagtttctccagcatttttgtccaccttcaagagGGCGTCTCCTGTGTAATGAACTCCAGCCCACACCAGCGACTCTCAACGTGACTGCAGGATTCAGGATCACGTATTACACCTGGGACAGCCATGTGTCAGGAAACATCAATGTCACATGACCGTacacataaagtgatacagtgtagaaacaggcccttcggtcctacttgcccttctgtctcactcctccccccccccccccccctctctccctccccctctccttcggcccaacatgcccacaccggccaacaatgtcccatctacactcgtcccacctgcctgcgcttggcccatatccctccaaacctgtcctatccaagtacctgtctaactgttttttaaacgttgggatagtcccagcctcaactacctcctctggcagctcgttccatacacccacctgtgtgaaaaagctacccctcagattcctataaaatatttcccccttcaccttaaacctctgtcctctggccctcgattcccctactctgggcgagagactctgtgcatctacccgatctattcctctcatgattttgtacacctctataagatcacccctcatcctcctgcgctccatggaatagagacccagcctactcaacgtctccctgtagctcacaccctctagtcctggcaacatcctcgtaaatcttctctgaaccctttccagcttgacaatatctttcctataacatggcgtcTGGAACTGGacccaatattctaaatgcggtctcaccaacgtcttatacaactgcaacatgacctcccaactactgCGCTGACCTCTTCCTACATTTGGATCAAGTATTAGGTTTGGAACACATCTCATTACAGGATAACAGactggggctgaagggccgggGGGTAGCAGTGGGAGTGGGGCTGAACTcttgacccgacacgtcacccattccttctctccacagatgctgcctgacccactgagttactccagcactgtgtgaaacgtcacctatccatgttctccacagatgctgcctgacccgctgagttactccagcactctgtgaaacgtcacctatccatgttctccacagatgctgcctgacccgcggagttactccagcactctgtgaaacgtcacctatccatgttctccacagatgctgcctgacccgctgagttactccagcactctgtgaaacgtcacctatccatgttctccacagatgctaactgacccgctgagttactccagcactttgtgtctatcttcggtgtaaaccggcacctgccgttccttcctacacatgatgtgtgtgtgtcaaCCTCCGACACAGATTACAATCTCTTGCTGATCTAACAGTTCTATGCCCAATACTGTTGGGGCATCGATCactagagacccttctttcagactttagagatacggcacagcCAGGTTAAttactgggatggcgggactgacctaagatgaaagaatgggtcaactgggcttatattgactggaatttagaaggatgagagggcatcttatagaaacacatacaattatttttggattggacaggctagatgcagaaaaaatgttcctgatgttgggggagtccagaaccaggggtcacacaatttaagaatatggggtcggccatttaggacggagatgaggaaaaactttttcacccagagagttgtgaatctgtggaattctctgccacagaaggcactggaggccgattcactggatgttttcaagagagagttagatttagctcttagggctaacggaatcaagggatatggggagaaagcaggaacggggtattgatttgggatgatcagccatgatcacattgaatagctaaattatctactgcacctattttcaatgtttctatggaaacaggcccttcagcccactgtgtccacatcaaccagtgatcgatccccacacactaatactatcctacacacacactagggacagtttacatttacaccaagccaattaacctacaaacctgcacgtctttggagtgtgggaggaaaccggagcgcccggagaaaacccacgcaggtcacggggagaacgtgcaaactccgtacagacagcacccgtggtcaggatcgaacccgggcctctgtcgctgtgaggcagcagctctacccgctgcaccaccgtgactgccctgtcTACCTCAGCTCTCTCGAGCGAGTAATCCTCGCTGTGAGTTCTAGGAGAGgaatcgggccattcggcccatcaagtctacatcgccaattcaatcacggctgacctatctctccctcctaaccccattctcctgccttctccccataacccctgacacccgtattaatcaagaatctatctatctatctatctgtcgaaaaaatatccactgacttgtggcctccacagacttccttctgtggcaaagaattccacagattcaccaccttcctcatcatctccttcctttaattctaaggctgtgccctctggtgctggacactccaccacacacacattccccccatcccatcccaccccttctctctttctctctcaccttctctccctccGCACCATTCTGACCATCACCCCCAATGTCTCCCCGTCCCACCTTCAGTCCATTCCTCTACACAGTCTACAGCCTGGACCTCAATGTCCAGTgctgacccaccccccccccccccccccagccccactcCCActgctaccccccctcccccccggcccttcagccccactcccACTGCTACCCcccggcccttcagccccactcccACTGctacccccactccccactctcacCCTCTTCATGGCGGCGCGACAGTCTGACGGGATTCTCCAGCAGCGACTTGAGGACGCCCTGACTCTGCGGCACGAAGCGCGGGTTGACGGGCAGCGGCCGCGACATGTTGCCGGCGCCGGGCTGTGGGAGCTCGGGCCCGGGCTGCAGATCCGCTCCCTGCCCTCCctgcctcctctcctccctctctctcctctcccctctcccccctttcccactccccctctcccttgccctcttctcccctctctcacatctcctcccctctcccctctccctctccctctctccctccctccctctccctctctctctctccccctctccctctctcccactcttccctttctccctggccctcgccccccccctgcccccccctctctctccctcctaatccggGCCTAACAACTAGgcactcctcctctcctctgtCACACTCCCCCTCTcagtctctctcccactctcctctctgtcacactcactctctctcccacactctctctcccctctctctctctccctctgtcacactcactctttccctccctctcacactctctctcccccctcagtcTCCCCGCTGCcgctgtgagtgtgagtgagtgagtgtgtgtgtgtgtgcgtgtgtgtgggaccGCCCTCACGCTGAcgccgcccccctccctccctccctccactgcgGCCCGGTGCCCAGGCATGTGAGTGGGGCGGAGTTGACCCACTTTTGCCCAATCGCCTTTACTGCAAACTTGTTCCCATCCCCAGCCGCTCACATTGGTCAACATGTGtacacactcgctcacacacactggaatacacacacacacacacacacacacacactggatatatacacacacacacacaatacacacatacacacacaaatacacacacacacacacaatacacacactggaatatacacatacacacacactggaatatacacacacacacacactggaatacacacacacactggaatatacacatacacacacactggaatatacacatacacacatacacacacacacacacacactggaatatacacatacacacacacacacacacacacacacatacacacacacacacacacacacacacacacacacacaatatacacacacacacacacacacacacacacacacacacacacacatatacacacacacacacacacacacacacacacacacacacacacacacacacacacacacacacacacacacacacacacacacacacacacacacacacacacacacacacacacacacacacacacacacaaacacaaacagacTGGgctacacactcactcacacacacacacaaaaacggatacacacacacacactggcacacacactaacacacacacgcacagtgctatcacttatgatctcatgagttacagcagctcaggcagcatctgtggaggacgaagatcagtgacgtttcaggttgggacccttcttcagacctgtaaaGGGATAATCAAAAGGAACTAcagaccttgcactaaacgttattcccttatcatctatctgtacactaaaatggcttgattgtaatcatgtgttgtctttcagctgactggttagcacacaacaaaaagcttttcactgtacctcagtacacgtgacaataaactcaactgaactgataAACCAAACTGAGATGCTGGAAATAGAATCATAGattgacacagcgtggaaacaggcccttcagcccaacctgcccacaccggccaacatgccccagctacactagtcccacctgcctgcgtttggtccatatccctccaaacctgtcctatccatttacctgtctaactgtttcttaaacgatgggatagtcccagcctcaactacctcctctggcagcttgttccatacacccaccaccctctgtgtgaaaaagttacccctcggattcctattaaatcttttccccttcaacttgaacccatgtcctctggtcctcgattcccctactctgggtaaaagactctgtgcatctacccgacctattcttctcatgattttgtacacctctataagatctccactcatcctcctgcgctccatggaatagagacccagcctactcaacctctccctgtagctcacaccctctagtcctggcaacatcctcgtgaatttgCAAAGTGGGAGCTGGTAATACATCGTCCCCCGTCCCCTCTTCTGTATTTCATCTAAATTTCTGTTGGGTATCTTTTCCTTAAAGTGTCTGGGACATTTTACTTTGCAAAAAGATCTGAGactgacctcccacatcccaaagagtcgCGGggcttttgtaggttaattggctttggtgtaaagaaAAAGCGAATTGTCTCCAGTGGGTTGGATAGTGTTAGGGAACGGGGTggccgctggtcggcacggactcggcgggccgaagggcctgtttccgctccgtgTCACCAAACCAaaccactgtggcgcagcggtagagttggtgccttacatcgctttcagcgccagagacctgggttcgatcccgactacgggcgctgtctgtacggtgtttgtacgttctccccgtgacctgcgtgggtttttcaccgtgatcttcggtttcctcccgcactccaaagacgtacaggttcgtaggataattggcttgggataaatgtaaattgtttctggagggtgtaggatagtgttagtgtgcggggatcgctggttggcacggacaagggcctgtttctgctctgtatcaccaaaccaaactaaactaaactaaataaccatataaccatataacaattacagcacggaaacaggccatctcggccctacaagtccgtgccgaacaattttttttttttccccttagtcccacctgcctgcactcataccataaccctccattcccttctcatccatatgcctatccaatttatttttaaatgataccaatgaacctgcctccaccacttccactggaagctcattccacaccgctaccactctctgagtaaagaagttccccctcatattacccctaaacttctgtcccttaattctgaagtcatgtcctcttgtttgaatcttccctattctcaaagggaaaagctgatccacatcaactctgtctatccctctcatcattttaaag is part of the Leucoraja erinacea ecotype New England unplaced genomic scaffold, Leri_hhj_1 Leri_424S, whole genome shotgun sequence genome and harbors:
- the hlfa gene encoding HLF transcription factor, PAR bZIP family member a yields the protein MSRPLPVNPRFVPQSQGVLKSLLENPVRLSRRHEEGFSKEEKEKQLDDEVGGSTLSQSAFLGPTLWDKTLPYDGDTFQLEYMDLQEFLSEYGIPISPSHQQKAGPHPPPQHPGGPPVDLSRAGTSIPVGMGPQTLLPGTARPGPLLQSVRNTPSPIDPESIQVPLSYEPDPADLALSSVPGQEMFDPRKRKFTDEELKPQPMIKKARKIFVPDEMKQDEKYWTRRRKNNMAAKRSRDARRLKENQIAIRASFLEKENSALRLEVADLRKELNRCKNILSKYDP